One genomic segment of Flexivirga aerilata includes these proteins:
- the tal gene encoding transaldolase — MSNDNTQALSDLGVSIWLDDLSRPLINGGDLQKLVDDKNVVGVTTNPTIFATALSDGSAYNEQVAQLAAKGATVDEAVFEITTQDVHNAAELLKPVYDATDGQDGRVSIEVDPGIARDADATAEMAEKLWAKVDQPNTMIKIPATLEGIPAIVKTLAAGISVNVTLIFSLERYREVMNAYLTGLEQAKENGHDLSKIRSVASFFVSRVDTEIDKRLDEIGSEEAKALKGKAGVANARLAYQAFEEVFSTPRWQTLADDGAHVQRPLWASTGVKDPAYPDTLYVVDLAVKDTVNTMPPKTLDAVADHGAVKGDQVTGHYADAAKVLDDLEKLGVSYADVVEVLENEGVDKFDKSWAELLGSVDSELKKAAEK; from the coding sequence ATGAGCAACGACAACACACAGGCACTGAGTGACCTCGGCGTCTCCATCTGGCTGGACGACCTCAGCCGCCCGCTGATCAACGGCGGCGACCTGCAGAAGCTGGTCGACGACAAGAACGTCGTCGGGGTGACGACCAACCCGACGATCTTCGCGACCGCGCTGTCGGACGGTTCGGCATACAACGAGCAGGTGGCGCAGCTGGCCGCCAAGGGTGCGACCGTCGACGAGGCGGTCTTCGAGATCACCACCCAGGACGTGCACAACGCCGCGGAGCTGCTGAAGCCGGTCTACGACGCCACCGACGGCCAGGACGGCCGGGTGTCGATCGAGGTTGACCCGGGGATCGCGCGCGACGCCGACGCGACCGCCGAGATGGCCGAGAAGCTGTGGGCCAAGGTCGACCAGCCGAACACGATGATCAAGATCCCCGCGACGCTGGAGGGTATCCCGGCGATCGTCAAGACACTCGCCGCGGGCATCAGCGTCAACGTGACGCTGATCTTCTCGCTGGAGCGCTACCGCGAGGTCATGAACGCCTACCTCACCGGTCTGGAGCAGGCCAAGGAGAACGGCCACGACCTGAGCAAGATCCGGTCGGTGGCCTCGTTCTTCGTGTCGCGGGTCGACACCGAGATCGACAAGCGGCTGGACGAGATCGGCTCGGAGGAGGCCAAGGCGCTCAAGGGCAAGGCGGGGGTCGCCAATGCGCGGCTGGCCTACCAGGCGTTCGAGGAGGTCTTCTCGACCCCGCGCTGGCAGACGCTCGCCGACGACGGTGCGCACGTGCAGCGTCCGCTGTGGGCCTCGACCGGCGTGAAGGACCCGGCATACCCGGACACGTTGTATGTCGTGGACCTCGCGGTCAAGGACACCGTCAACACCATGCCGCCCAAGACCCTCGACGCGGTCGCCGACCACGGCGCCGTCAAGGGCGACCAGGTGACCGGCCACTACGCCGACGCGGCGAAGGTGCTCGACGACCTGGAGAAGCTCGGGGTGAGCTACGCCGACGTGGTCGAGGTGCTCGAGAACGAGGGTGTCGACAAGTTCGACAAGTCCTGGGCGGAGCTGCTCGGCTCGGTCGACTCGGAGCTGAAGAAGGCGGCTGAGAAGTGA
- a CDS encoding glucose-6-phosphate isomerase, whose translation MSEESQAELTVSAVGSAADAIATNVPGLVSDKFASKLFAQDPTLWGPAAEDESSKRLSWVGLASSSRPLLDEIASLRSKLTDKGVDHVVLCGMGGSSLAPEVICATAGVPITVLDSSQPDMVRAALDDRLEQTVVVVSSKSGSTVETDSQRRAYEAAFKDAGIDPAERIVVVTDPGSPLDKESRGAGYTVINADPAVGGRYSALTAFGLVPSGLAGADVGQLLDEAAAATPILAADDEGNPGLQLGAALGGTKPLRDKVVLIDAGTKAVGFGDWAEQLIAESTGKDGKGLLPVVVGDSPTGDQLDDELWVRLVATDDDSQPQGIATVDVGGTLGAAFLLWEAAVAAAGRLIGINPFDQPDVESAKAAARELLGKGTGSADAPAFTDGAVEVRTAGPDFLDGASTVPEALKALLAQLPASGYLAVMAYVDRIADQSLADVRIPLARKLNRPVTFGFGPRFLHSTGQYHKGGPADGIYLQITTAPAEDLSIPGREFTFGDFIASQAGGDAKVLADHGRPVLRLHLTDHDAGIAQLQQAIAEVTGS comes from the coding sequence GTGAGCGAAGAGTCGCAGGCAGAGCTCACCGTCAGCGCGGTCGGCTCGGCGGCCGACGCGATCGCGACCAACGTGCCCGGACTGGTGTCGGACAAGTTCGCCAGCAAGCTCTTCGCGCAGGACCCGACGCTCTGGGGCCCGGCCGCGGAGGACGAGTCGAGCAAGCGGCTCTCCTGGGTCGGCCTCGCGTCGTCGTCGCGTCCGTTGCTCGACGAAATCGCCTCGCTGCGCAGCAAACTCACCGACAAGGGCGTCGACCACGTCGTGCTCTGCGGCATGGGCGGCTCGTCGCTCGCGCCCGAGGTGATCTGCGCGACCGCCGGGGTGCCGATCACCGTGCTGGACTCCTCGCAGCCCGACATGGTGCGCGCCGCGCTCGACGACCGGCTCGAGCAGACGGTCGTGGTGGTCTCCTCCAAGTCGGGTTCGACGGTCGAGACCGACTCGCAGCGCCGGGCGTACGAAGCCGCGTTCAAGGACGCCGGCATCGACCCGGCCGAGCGCATCGTGGTCGTGACCGACCCCGGCAGCCCGCTCGACAAGGAGTCCCGGGGGGCCGGCTACACCGTCATCAACGCCGACCCCGCGGTCGGTGGCCGCTATTCGGCGCTGACCGCCTTCGGCCTGGTGCCGAGCGGCCTGGCCGGCGCCGACGTCGGGCAACTGCTCGACGAGGCCGCGGCTGCGACGCCGATCCTCGCCGCCGATGACGAGGGCAACCCGGGGCTGCAGCTCGGCGCTGCGCTCGGCGGCACCAAGCCGCTGCGCGACAAGGTCGTGCTGATCGACGCCGGCACCAAGGCCGTCGGCTTCGGTGACTGGGCCGAGCAGCTGATCGCCGAGAGCACCGGCAAGGACGGCAAGGGCCTGCTCCCGGTCGTCGTCGGCGACTCCCCCACCGGCGACCAGCTCGACGACGAGCTCTGGGTGCGCCTGGTCGCCACCGACGACGACTCGCAGCCGCAGGGCATCGCGACCGTCGACGTGGGCGGCACCCTCGGCGCCGCGTTCCTGCTGTGGGAGGCCGCGGTCGCCGCGGCCGGCCGGTTGATCGGCATCAACCCGTTCGACCAGCCCGACGTGGAGAGCGCCAAGGCGGCGGCTCGCGAGCTGCTCGGCAAGGGCACCGGCTCGGCCGACGCCCCGGCGTTCACCGACGGTGCGGTCGAGGTGCGCACGGCCGGACCCGACTTTCTCGACGGCGCGTCGACCGTGCCGGAGGCCCTCAAGGCGCTGCTCGCGCAGCTGCCGGCCAGTGGCTACCTCGCGGTGATGGCCTATGTCGACCGCATCGCCGACCAGTCGCTCGCCGACGTGCGGATTCCGTTGGCGCGCAAGCTGAATCGGCCGGTCACCTTCGGCTTCGGCCCGCGCTTCCTGCACTCGACCGGGCAGTACCACAAGGGCGGTCCGGCGGACGGCATCTACCTGCAGATCACCACGGCGCCGGCCGAGGACCTGTCGATCCCGGGCCGGGAGTTCACCTTCGGCGACTTCATCGCCTCGCAGGCCGGCGGTGACGCCAAGGTGCTCGCCGACCACGGCCGGCCGGTGCTGCGGCTGCACCTGACCGACCACGACGCAGGCATCGCCCAACTGCAGCAAGCCATTGCGGAGGTAACCGGTTCATGA